From a region of the Methanoculleus receptaculi genome:
- a CDS encoding transposase translates to MEDWVRAWLEEQRRKGEKCLEIKYIQNKPYVYRSTSVYDKTTKSPKKVSTYLGRLTKEAGLIPKGSRGSRPLHSFRTVREYGNAALMTEEFTDLLPVLQDAFPDYWQELVVLTFTRVTGYTPLSRVADVWDKLDNILDIKPDCDPRTLSRVLTAVGGDRTAQQMVFQHLSSRAQHLVYDLSFVFSCSDTVNLAEFGYNADDIWLPQVNIALFSATDTGLPVMIRGLPGSVRDVATLVRSLAEIDAPGATLVLDRGFVSEANENLLRESGLQFVLPQRRNSTRYETRIHLTDHFFYHKRLIHAGKREVDGVTLYLYEDVDLVAEEEKTLYRLLEEGAIDRETLNKRLKRAGRILIVSSLAAEPREVYDLYKSRSLVEEHFAVFKSLIQADKLYLRDATAVFGHIFVGFLCLYLYCRILNRIKKVGMTAHLSPHGLLLKLSKVYAVRSGEERAITEVPKQVRKIAERLELNIFPNV, encoded by the coding sequence ATGGAAGACTGGGTTCGTGCCTGGCTGGAAGAGCAGCGCCGGAAGGGTGAGAAGTGCCTGGAGATCAAATACATCCAGAACAAACCCTACGTCTACCGCTCAACGAGTGTCTACGACAAGACCACCAAATCGCCGAAGAAGGTGAGCACGTATCTTGGCCGTCTCACAAAAGAAGCTGGTCTCATCCCGAAAGGATCGCGTGGTAGCCGTCCCCTCCATTCTTTCAGGACGGTCAGGGAGTATGGGAACGCCGCCCTCATGACAGAGGAGTTCACTGACCTGTTACCGGTTCTCCAGGACGCTTTCCCAGACTACTGGCAGGAACTCGTTGTACTGACATTCACCCGGGTCACCGGTTACACACCGCTCTCGCGGGTTGCGGATGTGTGGGATAAACTTGACAACATCCTTGATATCAAACCTGACTGTGACCCAAGAACGCTCTCCCGGGTACTAACAGCGGTCGGCGGTGACCGCACCGCTCAACAGATGGTCTTCCAGCATCTCTCCTCACGTGCACAGCACCTCGTCTATGACCTCTCATTTGTCTTCTCCTGCTCCGATACCGTGAACCTGGCCGAGTTCGGCTACAACGCCGATGATATCTGGCTCCCGCAGGTCAACATCGCGCTCTTCAGTGCGACCGATACAGGACTTCCTGTGATGATCCGGGGCCTGCCAGGCTCAGTCCGGGATGTCGCCACGCTTGTCCGGTCCCTCGCCGAGATCGATGCCCCTGGCGCGACCCTCGTTCTCGATAGGGGTTTCGTCTCGGAGGCAAACGAGAACCTGCTGCGAGAGTCAGGACTCCAGTTCGTCCTCCCCCAGCGCCGCAACAGCACCCGGTATGAGACCCGGATCCACCTCACCGACCACTTCTTCTACCACAAACGGCTGATCCATGCAGGGAAACGTGAGGTGGACGGGGTGACGCTCTACCTCTATGAGGATGTCGATCTGGTGGCGGAGGAGGAGAAGACGCTCTACCGGTTGCTGGAAGAGGGGGCGATCGACCGAGAGACGCTGAATAAGCGACTGAAGCGCGCCGGCCGGATCCTGATCGTCTCATCCCTCGCGGCAGAACCCCGGGAGGTCTACGACCTCTACAAGTCCAGAAGCCTGGTCGAAGAACATTTTGCCGTGTTCAAGAGTTTAATCCAGGCGGATAAACTATACCTCCGCGATGCAACGGCGGTCTTTGGCCACATCTTTGTGGGGTTCCTGTGCCTCTACCTCTACTGCAGGATCCTGAATAGGATCAAGAAAGTGGGAATGACCGCTCATCTCTCACCGCATGGTCTCCTCCTGAAACTTTCAAAGGTGTATGCAGTGAGGAGCGGGGAGGAGAGAGCGATCACCGAGGTGCCAAAGCAGGTACGGAAGATCGCAGAGAGGCTTGAACTGAATATATTCCCTAATGTATGA